In Macadamia integrifolia cultivar HAES 741 chromosome 12, SCU_Mint_v3, whole genome shotgun sequence, the following are encoded in one genomic region:
- the LOC122057067 gene encoding respirasome Complex Assembly Factor 1-like, which produces MKEGKSVKFNLQQQNDRVSPFKLAKLLDPEASWDKDQLGDALHWIRQVIGLVCGLLWGAVPFVGAIWIVVFLMLSSGIIYGYYSIILKIDEEDFGGHGALLQEGLFASVTLFLLVWTLVYSLAHF; this is translated from the exons atgaaagaaggaaaatcggTTAAATTTAATCTTCAGCAGCAGAACGATCGTGTCTCTCCGTTTAAACTCGCCAAATTGTTAGATCCCGAAGCTTCGTGGGACAAG GATCAATTGGGCGATGCTTTACATTGGATCCGGCAAGTTATTGGCCTTGTATGTGGGTTGCTGTGGGGTGCTGTCCCTTTCGTTGGTGCCATTTGGATTGTCGT ATTTCTGATGCTGTCCTCGGGAATTATTTATGGGTACTACTCAATAATCCTAAAAATTGATGAGGAGGATTTTGGAGGTCACGGAGCCCTCCTTCAGGAAGGACTTTTTGCATCAGTTACTCTGTTTCTA CTTGTTTGGACTCTAGTATACAGCTTAGCTCATTTCTGA